The following is a genomic window from Molothrus ater isolate BHLD 08-10-18 breed brown headed cowbird chromosome 39, BPBGC_Mater_1.1, whole genome shotgun sequence.
GGCCCGGCGGCAGCGATGGTGCCACGGTGGTGGCGCGGTGACAACGGTGACGCTGGTGGTGGCACCGACGGTGGCAGGGGAGGCACCCCCGCGGCGGGGGGAGCCTTAAGTAGCCCCCGGTGATGTCACCCCCCTAATCCCCAGGGGACAGAGGTGACATTGGTGGCCCGGTGGCTAATCCGGGGTGGCACACGGggggggggacactggggacatggggggacaaaaggggggcacagagaggggacagggaagggacattgggggggacactgcggggacattgggggggacatggaggggacaaaGGGGGTGACAGagaggggacattggggggggacactgaggggacagaaaggggacaaggtggggacactgggggggacattgggggggaCAAAGGGGTGACACAaaggggacattggggtgacACTGcgggggacattggggggacattgggggtgACACGGGGGGGACAGAGGTGACATTGGTGGCCCGGTGGCACACGGGGTGGGGGGGACACaaaggggacatgggggggacaccgggattGGAGGGGACACAAGGGGGACATCGGGACTGGGGGCACCACCAGgactgggatttggggacattggggacaccggGACTTGGGGACACCGGGATTGGGGGACAACGgaactggggctggggacaccaggactGGGGGGACACCAAGATCTGGGGACTTTGGAACTTGGGGAcgctgggatttggggacaccgggattgagatttggggacattgggagtTGGGGACACCAAGATTTCGGATTTGGGGACACCGGGATTTGGGGactttgggattttggggacacCAAGGTccagggacattggggacaccgggatttgggatttggggacaccgggattggggacaccgggattggggacattgggatttggggacaccaagatttgggattggggacaccgggattggggacattgggattttggggacacCAAGGTccggggacattggggacaccggGATTTGGGGACCTTGGTGATTTGGGGACCCCGGGCCCGGGGTTTGGGGcggtttttggggtgggggcGGGGCGCAGGTGGCACTAATCCGGCCCAGCTGCCGCGTCTGGGCCCgaggggacacttggggacagcgcggggggggcggggccaaacgggggggggaggggctgggggggaggggtgggggaggggaacgacccctccccccccccaaaaaaaaatcctaaaatcctTCAGAGGgtttttgttaaaaaatttatattaaataatccgatttttaatataaaaaaaaaagataatttgaattttaaaaatcaggggttttatattaaaaataggagaatttttaaattttaaaaaaatctattttttttctattaaaaatagaggagatttttattttttaaaaatctgatttgatatattaaaaatagaggggattttgttttaaaaaatccgattttttacattaaatataGAGGggattttgattttaaaaatccgattttttatattaaaaaatagagggatttttatataaatatcacatttttaaaacGAATAATAGAGgagattttgattttaaaaaatcacatttttatataaaaatagagGGGATTTGGATTTTAAAACCCAATTTTATTCCacacccccccctccccaaaatccccgaTTTCTCCCCCCcccatcccaaattccagcGCCCCCAAATTTGGGGAAATTGTGATTATATAAAAATCActccttttttaatattaaaaatgtgatatttatatcaaaattccctttttttaatataaaaaattagattgtttaaataaaaattccctctatttttataatattaaaattggattttttaaatccaaatcccctctattttttaatataaacccCCTGATATTTATATCAAAATCCcatctattttttaatataaaaaattggatttttaaatctaaatccctctattttttatattaaaaaatcagatttttttcatgaaaatcttcctgtttttaatattaaaaaatcagatttttaaaatccaacccccttctatttttaatactcaaaatttgaatttttttttactcaaacCCCTCCCcccaattttttaattaaaaatttccccaattttcgGCCCCTTTGAGGaatttccctcccctcccccaccccccgccccctccccccccccgcccctccccctAATCCCGATTATCGGGACAAAATTATCCCGGGCTGTCAGCACCAATCAAGGGCCCGGGATCATCCCTAATTAACCCCCCCCGCTGTTAATTAACCCCCCCCGGGCCTCAATTAACCCCGGAGTTggagaaaacccccaaaatttgggTGGAATTTGaggaaatttgggatttttggggggattttcctcattttgggaaGGCGGAGAAGCCACGCCCACCCCAATTAACCCCCCCATTTCTTAATTAACCCCTCCATTCTCTAATTAACCCCGGAATTGGAGAAAATGCCCAAAAAATTTGGGTGGAATCtggggaaatttgggattttgggggattttattATTCTGGAACAATTGGGGTAAAAGCGCGcccaaatttcccttttttgaCCCCAAAACCAAATGGAGAAAACTGAGAATTCAAAATCCCTGGGAATTCTCAAAATTCCTGCCTTGGATACCCGAgtgtcaaaaaaaaaccccaaaaatcccaaaaaaccaaaaataaaccacccccaaaaccccaaaaaatcccgAAAAAAGtcccccaaaaacaccccaaaaaacaaaacccaaaaccccaacccccctcaaaacacccccaaaaacccaaaaaaacccaaaacccaccccaaaaatccaggaaaaaaacaaccaaaaaaaacccctaaaaaactccccccaaaaaatcccaaacctccccccaaaaaaccccaaaaaacctccaaaaaaaacccaacaccccccccaaaaatcccccaaaaattaaaaaaaaccctcaagaaaACCTccgaaaaaccccaaaaaacccaaaatccccccaaaaaactcaaaaaaaaccccacaaacccaaaaaagcccccaagacaccccccaaaaaaaaaaacccaaaaaaacccccaaacccccaaaatcttTGGGAATTCTGCCCAGAGCCACGgtggcaccttggggacactCGGTGACGAGGCGAGGACACGAGGGGACAGAGGAATTTATTGGGGACACGGAGGTGGCCCCGGAgatggggaggggacactgaggggacaccggggggacaccAGGGTGGGTGGAgagggggacattggggacattggggacactgaggtgacatcagagcctggcaaaggggacattggggacactggggacactggggacattgggggacattggggacattggtgGCACCGGGGTGACATCAGAGCTTGGCAAAGGGGACGTCCTCGGGTCCCTTCTtgtccagggctgcctgcaccGACTTGGGGATGTCCTCGGTCTGGAGCATGGCCATGTTCCAGGTggcctggggacattggggacagtgacagggacactgggacactggggacactgggggggattggggacactggggacattgggggacattggggacactgaagggattggggacactgaggacatTGGGGATGTCCTTGGTCTGCAGCATGGCCATGTTCCAGGTGGcctgggggcattggggacagtgacagggacactggggacactggggacattgggggggattggggacactggggacactggggacactggggacactggggacagtgacagggacactggggacccTGGCGGAGGTGGCCGTAGTTTGGggtggtgtccctgtcctggggaggtGACACTGATTTTGGGATGGTGACACTGATTTTGGGGTGGTGACACTGATTTTGGGGTGATGACGGTGATTTTGGGATGATaacagggattttgggatgataacagggattttggggtgataACAATGATTTTGGGGGTAATtacagggattttggggtgccaCCCACCACGTGCTGCAGCCCCTCGCTCACGGGCTGGTCCCTGGCATAGACCAGGTTGGTTTTGGGGTAATTACAGGGATTTGGGGGTAATTacaggggtttttggggtaATTACAGGGGGTTTTTGGGGTAATTACAGGGTTTTTGGGGTAATTacaggggtttttggggtaattacaggggtttttggggtgatAACAGGGTTTTTGGGGTAATtacagggattttggggtaattacagggattttggggtaattaaagggatttttggggtgataatggggtttttggggtgccaCCCACCACGTGCTGCAGCCCCTCGCTCAcgggccggtcccgggcgtaGACCAGGTTGATTTTGGTGCCCTGCACGGCCAcgggggctgcgggcggcgATGGCCGAGGCCACCCCAAAGGCCACGTCCAGCAGCGTCTCCTTGTCGGGGAGCACACggctggggacagaggaacACCAAATTAACCCCAAAATACACCCAGgtaccccaaaatccaccccaaaatgcacccaggtaccccaaaatccacccagagaccccaaaataCATCCCAAAAaatacaccccaaaaatccaccccaaaattcaccccaaaaaatgaccaaaaatccaccccaaaatccacccaaatcTCTctaaaatccaccccaaaatcccccccaaaattcaCAAAATCCACCCGAAAATGCATCCAAAATTCACCAAGATCCAGCCCAAAATTCACccaaaaatcaccaaaaattcACCTAAatctccccaaaatccaccccaaaatcccgccccaaaatccaccccaaaatctgccccaaaatgccccaaaagTGCCCAGGTTCGTTCCCCACCTGACCAGGCCACAGCTCAGCGCCTCGGGGGCCCTCATGACGCGGGCGGTGAGAGCCAGCTCGTtcaccaggctggggacagcagtggggacaacattggggacattggggacactggggacatcagtggggacactggggacagtgggacatCACTGGGGCCAGCTCGTtcaccaggctggggacagcaatggggacattggggacattggggacactggggacattggggacatcattggggacagcattggggacattggggacatcattggggacactggggacatcactgGGGCCAGCTCGTtcaccaggctggggacagcaatggggacattggggacaacaatggggacactggggatatcattggggacatcactggggacaTCATCGGGGGACATCATTGGGGCCAGCTCGTtcaccaggctggggacagcagtggggacaatggggacagcaatggggacattggggacattggggacatcactggggacattggggacattggggtcaGCTTGTTCACCAggctggggacattggggacattggggacatcattggggacattggggacatcactggggcctggggacatCACTGGAGCCAGCTCGTtcaccaggctggggacagcaatggggacattggggacaacaatggggacattggggacattggggacatcactggggacattgggggacatcattggggacactggggacatcactgGGACCAGCTCGTtcaccaggctggggacagcaatggggacattggggacatcactggggacatcgatggggacaccggggggtCACGGGGGTGCCCCTCACCCACCTCTGGCTCCCCACGATTTTGGGGAGGCGCTGCAGGGTCCCCACGTCGGCCGCCAGCCCCATGTCCACCTcctgtggggacattggggacactgaggggacactggggggacactggggacactggggggacactggggggacactgggggtgtcccaggggctTTGGGGACATCCAGGGGGTCCCGGGGCCCCCCCCGTGTCCCACCTTGACCTGGAACGAGGCGTCCTGGGAGCAGAAGCGAATGTCACAGGCCGAGATCAGATCCACGCCTGGGGGGGACAGCCTTCATCgtcatcatcgtcatcatcatcatcatcatcatcctcatcctcatcattgtCATCAtatcatcattatcatcatcatcatcattatcatcatcgtcatcatcatTGTCATCATCCTCTTCATCATTgtcatcatcatcgtcatcatcatcctcctcctcctcctcctcatcatcatcatcctcatcattgtcattatcatcatcatcctcatcgTTGTCCCCTCCTCATtgtcttcatcttcttcatcctcatcatcccatcctcatcctcctcaccctcctcatcttcatcctgaTCCCGACCCCCCCACTCCCCCACCCCATCGTTCCCATCCCAAACTCTGACCCCAATCCCGACCCCGACCCCATCCCAaccctgaccccaaacccacccagaccccaatcccaaacctgaccccaaacccacccagaCCCCACTCCCAACtctgaccccaaacccaactctgaccccaatcccaccccaatcccaccccaatcccaccccaatcccaccccaaaccccactcccaaccctgaccccaaacccaactctgaccccaatcccaccccgatcccaccccaatcccatcccaaaccccaactCCAATCCTGACCCCAATCCCAATTCtgaccccaatcccatcccaatcccaccccTGCTCCCTCACCGGCTCCGATGCAGGGCCCGTGCACGGCGGCGATCACAGGTTTGgggcactgtggggtttttgtggggtcagggtgggtttggggcaCTGTGGGGGTTCTGTGGGGTCAGGAGGGGTTTGTAGGGTCAGGGTTTTTTGTGGGGtcaggggttttttgtggggtcAGGCCGGGTTTATGGGGTCACACCAGGCACTGGGGTTTCAGCCCAGCTTTATGGGGTCAGGGCAGGTTCTGGGGTGTCAGGGCAGATTGTGGGGCATCATCCCAGGTTTATGGAGCCCCAccaggttttggggtgtcccgcGGGTCCCCCCCACCCCGTCCCCACCTTCTCCATGACCGAGAAGCTCTCCTGGAACTCCAGGATGCGCCGGCGCAGAGCCCAGGCCCGGCGAGCCGCGtcctcctggggcagctgggccaGGACCGAGCCCAGGTCGGCCAGGTCGATCCCTGGGGGGGTCACAGGGACCTTCAGgaccccccagaaccccccaaaacccccaggacccccccaaaaccccctcaggaccccccaaaatgccccaaaaccAGCGCAGAGCCCAGGCCCTGCGAGCCGCGTCCTCCTGGGGCAGCCGGGCCAGGACCGAGCCCAGGGCGATCCCTGGGGGGGTCAgggagggaatttggggggtcctgggggggttgggggtcacagagacccccaggacccccaggacccccccaggaccccccagaaccccccaggACCAGAACCGAGCCTGGGTCAGACAGTTCCATCCCTGGGGGGGTCAgggagggaatttggggggtcctgggggtctctgtgacccccaaagcccccaggacccccccaggacccccgaGACCCCCCGAGTTCCCCAGAACCAGAACCGAGCCCGGGTCAGGCAGTTCCATCCCTGGGGGGCAcgagggatttgggggggtcacaggggCTTGAGGGTCACAGAGACCcccccaggaaccccaaaacccccccaggATCCCCCAGAACCCCCCCAGGATCCCCCAGAACCCCCCCAGGATCCCCTCaggaccccagagccccccaggccccccCCGTCCCACCGGCGGTGAAGGCGCTGCCGGCCCCGGAGACGACGACGGCGCGGCACGAGGGATCCTCAGAGATGTCCTGGAACGCCTgcaccagctccctgcaccaGTACAcaccagtatggaccagtatggGCCAGCACGGACCAGTAAAAACCAGTACAGAACAGTAAAAACCAGTACAGAACAGTACAgaccagtacaaaccagtgtgcaccagtataaaccagtacagAGCAGTAAACACTGGTAAAAACCAGCGCGcaccagtacagaccagtatggaccagtacagaccagtccctcccagtccatcccagtccctcttTAACCCcttccagtccctcccagtccccctttaacccctcccagTCGCTCCCAGTCCGTCCCAGTCcccctttaacccctcccagtccctcccagtccctcccagtccccctttaacccctcccagtccctcccagtccgtCCCAGTCcccctttaacccctcccagtccctcccagtccccctttaacccctcccagtccatcccagtcccatcccagttccatcccagtccccctttaacccctcccagTCGCTCCCAGTCcgtcccagtccatcccagttccatcccagtccctcccagtccccctttaacccctcccagTCCGTCCCAGTCCGTCCCAGTACCGCCAGCACTGCAGGTTGAGGGCGTTGC
Proteins encoded in this region:
- the ECH1 gene encoding LOW QUALITY PROTEIN: delta(3,5)-Delta(2,4)-dienoyl-CoA isomerase, mitochondrial (The sequence of the model RefSeq protein was modified relative to this genomic sequence to represent the inferred CDS: deleted 1 base in 1 codon); the encoded protein is MAAGVARLLRALCPSAVPVSRLVSSMSSPVPSPRELQTLRVTQERPQVLHVQLHRPSKRNALNLQCWRELVQAFQDISEDPSCRAVVVSGAGSAFTAGIDLADLGSVLAQLPQEDAARRAWALRRRILEFQESFSVMEKCPKPVIAAVHGPCIGAGVDLISACDIRFCSQDASFQVKEVDMGLAADVGTLQRLPKIVGSQSLVNELALTARVMRAPEALSCGLVSRVLPDKETLLDVAFGVASAIAARSPVAVQGTKINLVYARDRPVSEGLQHVATWNMAMLQTEDIPKSVQAALDKKGPEDVPFAKL